A genomic segment from Ruegeria sp. TM1040 encodes:
- a CDS encoding phage portal protein codes for MIIRRFGLTDAHQMGLHRASDAGEIVTGHSALGISTVWACTNLIAGTIGSLPLMVYRRNGQTRTVDRSHVVYRLLHDSPNYDQTALDFWEFMAASLELWGNAYAHILRENGKIVGLVPVAPDLMRVRRLPTGEIEYRWSEDGKTHRELDGAVLHVRGFGGSPLGGMSTLQFARNAFGLARAVDRAAGETFKNGMRPSGALKFDNWLTDEQRARAKSTLVDDMVGAQNSGRPIVLEGGTNWVPFTINPDDAQMLESRRFSVEEICRFFGVPPHMVGHTEKSTSWGTGLEQQTLAFQKFTLRRRIKRIEQALMKQLLTPAERARGLMIEFNLEGLLRGDSKSRADFYQSGLQNGWLTINEVRALENKPPVAGGEVPRMQMQNVPITEVGKQLEAGNDDDA; via the coding sequence ATGATCATTCGCCGCTTTGGGCTGACTGATGCTCACCAGATGGGACTTCATCGTGCCAGTGATGCGGGGGAGATCGTCACCGGGCATAGCGCGCTCGGAATTTCGACGGTTTGGGCCTGCACCAACTTGATTGCGGGAACAATCGGCTCGCTTCCGTTGATGGTGTATCGCCGGAACGGCCAAACGCGCACCGTTGACCGCTCGCACGTCGTTTACCGACTGCTGCATGACAGCCCGAACTATGATCAGACAGCGCTGGACTTCTGGGAATTTATGGCGGCGTCTCTGGAGCTGTGGGGCAACGCCTACGCGCATATCTTGCGGGAAAATGGCAAGATCGTCGGCCTAGTGCCTGTCGCGCCAGATCTGATGAGGGTTCGCCGTCTGCCGACCGGTGAAATCGAATATCGTTGGTCGGAAGATGGCAAAACCCATCGGGAGCTTGACGGCGCTGTGCTGCACGTTCGCGGTTTTGGAGGTTCGCCGCTTGGCGGCATGTCTACCCTACAATTCGCTCGCAATGCTTTCGGCTTGGCACGTGCGGTTGACCGAGCAGCGGGTGAGACGTTCAAGAACGGGATGCGCCCCTCTGGCGCGTTGAAATTTGACAATTGGCTGACTGATGAGCAGCGGGCCCGGGCCAAATCCACTTTGGTTGACGACATGGTGGGGGCGCAGAACTCCGGGCGCCCAATTGTTCTGGAGGGTGGCACCAATTGGGTGCCATTCACGATCAACCCCGATGATGCGCAAATGCTGGAAAGCCGACGCTTCTCGGTGGAGGAAATCTGCCGGTTTTTCGGCGTGCCGCCGCATATGGTTGGGCACACAGAGAAAAGCACGAGTTGGGGAACTGGCTTGGAGCAGCAAACCCTTGCGTTTCAGAAGTTCACCCTTCGCCGCCGCATCAAGCGGATTGAGCAGGCGCTGATGAAACAGCTCCTGACCCCTGCTGAACGGGCGCGCGGGCTGATGATCGAATTCAACCTGGAAGGGCTGCTTCGCGGAGACAGCAAGTCGCGCGCCGATTTCTACCAGTCTGGCCTGCAGAACGGCTGGCTGACCATCAATGAGGTGCGCGCGCTGGAGAACAAGCCCCCGGTGGCGGGCGGCGAGGTGCCGCGAATGCAGATGCAGAACGTGCCGATCACCGAGGTAGGCAAGCAATTGGAGGCTGGAAATGACGATGATGCATAA
- a CDS encoding HK97 family phage prohead protease — protein MTMMHKAAAPILSIKALDEETGEFEGYGSTFGGEPDSYGDVVVAGAFADSLAEHKAKGTMPKLLWQHDPSQPIGKLLEAEEDETGLLIRGRLNMGVQRGREAAALLKAGDIDGLSIGYRITPGGFRVDDDNGVWYLEKLDLFEVSIVSIGANESATITSVKAAKAAHEITEKLKAGDRLTEREFETLLKGSLGLSNSQAERAARIHLKGPGEPAAATEARALLEALRA, from the coding sequence ATGACGATGATGCATAAGGCGGCGGCTCCGATCCTTTCGATCAAGGCACTGGACGAGGAAACCGGCGAATTCGAGGGCTACGGCAGCACTTTCGGCGGCGAGCCTGACAGCTATGGCGATGTGGTGGTGGCGGGGGCTTTCGCTGACAGCCTGGCAGAGCACAAGGCCAAAGGCACCATGCCCAAGCTGTTATGGCAGCATGACCCCTCGCAGCCCATCGGTAAGTTGCTGGAGGCCGAGGAAGATGAAACCGGCCTGCTGATCCGCGGGCGCTTGAATATGGGCGTCCAGCGTGGCCGCGAGGCGGCTGCTCTGCTCAAGGCGGGCGATATCGACGGCCTGTCCATCGGCTACCGGATCACCCCGGGCGGCTTCCGGGTCGATGATGACAATGGCGTCTGGTATCTCGAAAAGCTGGATCTGTTCGAGGTCTCGATTGTCTCTATCGGAGCCAACGAGAGCGCGACGATCACCAGCGTGAAGGCGGCCAAGGCCGCTCACGAAATCACGGAAAAGCTCAAAGCCGGGGATCGGCTCACTGAGCGAGAGTTTGAAACGCTGCTCAAGGGGAGCTTGGGGCTTTCGAACTCACAGGCGGAGCGTGCCGCACGCATCCACCTGAAAGGGCCGGGGGAACCGGCAGCGGCAACTGAAGCCCGTGCATTGCTTGAAGCACTGCGGGCATAA